Below is a genomic region from Octopus sinensis unplaced genomic scaffold, ASM634580v1 Contig01593, whole genome shotgun sequence.
AATGGTAACCACATGGACAGATGTACAGGGTATCGATCATAAAATGATATCGATAGCAGCCAGAGGCAAGTTGATAATCTGACTGCAAActttggtttaaccctttagcattgaaaccgACCCTTACTGGCCCAGGTGCTCTTCttggtttatgttcaaactgaccacatccaaactctcacacctaccatacaatgtaattctaaaagcAAACAGTCACAttttcaaaatctcaaaactacaagataatgcatgattaattgaaaacaatgtaaataaacaagcattaaatTCGACAAAATAGTGTGAATATTAAGGGGTTAACCAAAAAACAAGATTGCACGCTCggttccccacaaaattttaattCACTTCTATCTGTATGCAACTCACcgtttaatacatacacacatacgttttcttctttatattgaaacaaaatgtaaacattctgTTATTTTGCCactttaaaaatttctttcttttacccaTTAGTTGACTATAttgctatgtttttttttcttcatatttttgctttctttttcaggCTAACGAATGGTTGTCCACCTGCCGCACCCGTCTGTCTGTGACGAACTTAGAGAAAATTAGTGAGGAATCCGTAAAAGATGAGAACAGTCGGTCAAATGTCCAACGCAACCCATCTTCGAAAAACAATAGCAATCAAACGAATTATCGACGTCAAACAAAACGTCCAGTTAGCGTTTCCGGTTATCCTGGACTAGAGCATTATGGGAGATCTGATGCTTTCCGATATGATTTAGGGTGTGTGTCGAACAGATTGGTAAAATGGACCAATCCTTTGGAGAATAACCACAACGAATTAGAGACCTTCTCCACCATGCGCAGAGCTAGTTTTCAATGTCATGCTGTACTTACGAAGCAAAAAGGAGAAATGTCACCTTTAACAGCCAGCAGGGATTATCCGAGTCCCATGCATGCTGTTTTGCGTCAGTATCACTCGAAAATTGATGAGGACGATAGAATACTCAACGCAGGTAGTGATAGCCAGAGAAATGTAAGCAGTACGAAGACAAAAAACCAGATTTGCAACTGTCTTGGGGTCTCTAAAGACGTCAAAATTAACAGGCGGGGTTCATTTACTGTAGGTATGAACTACAATAAGGATTTTCGAGTTTCTCAGTTCGATCCTTTACTTAGGCGAGCCAGCAGTTCTGATATCAAGAAAGTCAGCCGTAGAAGTTTAGATTTTTCGCAGTGTCAATTGAAGCAGAGGTCAGAAGAACCAAGAAAAATAGCGCAAAAAGCAAGtgataacaacacacacaaatacacagaataTCGACCGCAAAATGACGTTGATGGGAATCAGAGACACGTCGATAAGCAGTCTGGAATCCGTGGTCTAAATAAAAAACAGGACCACTTGTCCAATTCTAAAGAAAACTCTAATCCAACACAGAATTTTTCACGAAGTTCAAAAActg
It encodes:
- the LOC118760905 gene encoding putative uncharacterized protein DDB_G0282133, with amino-acid sequence MRRASFQCHAVLTKQKGEMSPLTASRDYPSPMHAVLRQYHSKIDEDDRILNAGSDSQRNVSSTKTKNQICNCLGVSKDVKINRRGSFTVGMNYNKDFRVSQFDPLLRRASSSDIKKVSRRSLDFSQCQLKQRSEEPRKIAQKASDNNTHKYTEYRPQNDVDGNQRHVDKQSGIRGLNKKQDHLSNSKENSNPTQNFSRSSKTEEQKKNIVQLESSVCRNTVNLEKNSISECNRKRDTKSDGNTEHYSEEFRKENNLKNENNRIPTKHNSQTENDSNRSFHIAKGDNLSFTSDEGYGASLASTPRERRQLSIYSDTSWISADTHDNRSCDFNCENKSNDTNLIVNPNKSSRYVYKSGVNVSANNWNLKGTTPFQSKVLPFKQTSL